In Achromobacter xylosoxidans A8, a single window of DNA contains:
- a CDS encoding ABC transporter substrate-binding protein produces MKLHTITAALAMAGLGFAGATAHAQGISDDVIRIGFITDMSGVYSDIDGKAGLEAVRMAIEDAGGSINGKKIEVVSADHQNKADVASARVREWFDEQKVDVIIAGTNSSTSLAMAGVAAAKKKPFMAIGAGASDLTNAQCSPYTVHYAYDTVALARGTGSAVVKDGGKSWFFLTADYAFGHALERDTMAVVKAAGGEVKGQVRAPLGASDFSSFLLQAQASKAQILGLANAGGDTINSIKAANEFGVTKTMKMAGLLVFINDVHALGLQATQGMYLTDGWYWDQSDASRAWSKKFEAKVGRKPSMLQAGDYSATAFYLNAIKSTGTDDGDAVMKWMKSNKVNDFFAQGGYVREDGRMIHDMYLMQVKTPAESKAPWDYYKVVATLPGDEVYTKLSESTCKLVKK; encoded by the coding sequence ATGAAGCTGCACACCATCACTGCTGCACTGGCCATGGCGGGCCTGGGATTTGCTGGGGCAACCGCCCACGCGCAAGGTATCTCCGACGATGTCATCCGCATCGGCTTCATCACTGACATGTCGGGCGTGTATTCCGACATCGACGGCAAGGCCGGTCTGGAAGCCGTGCGCATGGCAATCGAGGACGCCGGCGGTTCGATCAACGGCAAGAAGATCGAAGTCGTGTCGGCCGACCACCAGAACAAAGCCGACGTCGCCTCGGCGCGCGTGCGCGAATGGTTCGACGAGCAGAAGGTGGACGTCATCATCGCCGGCACCAACTCGTCGACCAGCCTGGCCATGGCCGGCGTGGCCGCCGCGAAGAAGAAGCCCTTCATGGCGATCGGCGCGGGCGCGTCGGACCTGACCAACGCCCAATGCTCGCCCTATACCGTGCACTACGCCTACGACACCGTGGCCCTGGCGCGCGGCACCGGTTCCGCCGTGGTGAAGGACGGCGGCAAGAGTTGGTTCTTCCTGACCGCGGACTACGCCTTCGGCCACGCGCTGGAACGTGACACCATGGCCGTGGTCAAGGCTGCTGGCGGCGAGGTCAAGGGCCAGGTGCGCGCGCCGCTGGGCGCCTCGGACTTCTCGTCCTTCCTGCTGCAGGCGCAAGCCTCCAAGGCGCAGATCCTGGGCCTGGCCAATGCCGGCGGCGACACCATCAACTCGATCAAGGCCGCCAATGAATTCGGCGTGACCAAGACCATGAAGATGGCCGGCCTGCTGGTCTTCATCAACGACGTGCACGCGCTGGGCCTGCAAGCCACCCAGGGCATGTACCTGACCGACGGCTGGTACTGGGACCAATCCGACGCCTCGCGCGCCTGGTCCAAGAAGTTCGAAGCCAAGGTCGGCCGCAAGCCTTCCATGCTGCAGGCGGGCGACTACTCGGCCACGGCCTTCTACCTGAACGCCATCAAGTCCACCGGCACGGACGACGGCGACGCCGTCATGAAGTGGATGAAGTCGAACAAGGTCAACGACTTCTTCGCGCAAGGCGGTTACGTGCGCGAAGACGGCCGCATGATCCACGACATGTACCTGATGCAGGTCAAGACGCCAGCCGAATCCAAGGCCCCGTGGGACTACTACAAGGTCGTGGCGACGCTCCCTGGCGACGAGGTCTACACCAAGTTGTCCGAGTCCACCTGCAAGCTGGTCAAGAAGTAA
- a CDS encoding ABC transporter ATP-binding protein, with product MSTPALEISGLQAWYGESHILHGVDMRVGQGEVVTLLGRNGAGRTTTLRAILGLTGSRKGSVRIHGTEAIDLPTYKIAHLGVGYCPEERGIFASLSCEENLLLPPVVGSLGGGMSLAEIYDMFPNLQERRNSPGTRLSGGEQQMLAVARILRTGANLLLLDEISEGLAPVIVQALARMITALKQRGYTIVMVEQNFRFAAPLADRFYVMEHGQIVEHFEAAELSEKQDTLNELLGV from the coding sequence ATGAGCACCCCGGCACTGGAAATTTCGGGCCTGCAGGCCTGGTACGGGGAATCGCATATCCTGCACGGCGTGGATATGCGCGTTGGACAAGGCGAAGTGGTCACGCTGCTAGGACGCAATGGCGCCGGGCGCACCACGACCCTGCGGGCCATCCTCGGCCTGACGGGTTCGCGCAAGGGTTCGGTACGCATCCACGGCACCGAAGCCATCGACCTGCCCACCTACAAGATCGCCCACCTGGGCGTGGGCTATTGCCCCGAGGAACGCGGCATCTTCGCCAGCCTGTCCTGCGAAGAAAACCTGCTGCTGCCGCCGGTCGTCGGCTCGCTGGGCGGCGGCATGTCGCTGGCCGAAATCTACGACATGTTCCCCAACCTGCAGGAGCGCCGGAATTCTCCTGGCACGCGCCTGTCGGGCGGCGAACAACAGATGCTGGCCGTGGCGCGCATCCTGCGCACCGGCGCCAACCTGCTGCTGCTCGACGAAATCTCCGAAGGCCTCGCCCCTGTCATCGTGCAGGCGCTGGCGCGCATGATCACGGCGCTGAAGCAGCGCGGCTACACCATCGTCATGGTGGAGCAGAACTTCCGCTTTGCCGCGCCCTTGGCCGACCGCTTCTATGTCATGGAGCACGGCCAGATCGTCGAGCACTTCGAAGCCGCAGAACTTTCAGAAAAACAGGACACGCTCAACGAACTGCTGGGCGTCTAG
- a CDS encoding ABC transporter ATP-binding protein, whose amino-acid sequence MDDTILETKGLTKEFRGFVAVNGVDLRIKRGEIHALIGPNGAGKTTCFNLLTKFLSPTSGTIKFNGIDITGERPAQIARRGVIRSFQISAVFPHLTVLENVRIGLQRKTGLSFHFWKSDKQLAALNEPARALLEQVDLGAFADETTVNLPYGRKRALEIATTLAMEPELMLLDEPTQGMGHEDVDRVTQLIKRVSAGRTILMVEHNMNVVSSIANTITVLARGSVLAEGSYAEVSRHPAVMQAYMGTTEGELQGAHA is encoded by the coding sequence ATGGACGACACGATCCTGGAGACAAAAGGCCTCACCAAGGAATTCCGCGGATTCGTCGCGGTCAATGGGGTCGATTTGCGTATCAAGCGGGGCGAGATTCATGCCTTGATCGGGCCTAACGGCGCGGGCAAGACCACTTGCTTCAACCTGCTTACCAAGTTTCTCTCTCCCACGTCGGGAACCATCAAGTTCAACGGTATCGACATTACCGGCGAGCGTCCCGCGCAGATCGCGCGGCGCGGCGTGATCCGCTCCTTCCAGATCTCGGCGGTGTTCCCGCACCTGACCGTGCTGGAAAACGTGCGCATCGGCCTGCAGCGCAAGACCGGCCTGTCGTTCCACTTCTGGAAAAGCGACAAGCAGCTGGCGGCGCTGAACGAGCCCGCCCGCGCGCTGCTGGAACAGGTCGACCTGGGCGCCTTCGCCGACGAGACCACCGTAAACCTGCCCTATGGCCGCAAGCGCGCGCTCGAAATCGCCACCACGCTGGCGATGGAACCCGAGCTGATGCTGCTGGACGAACCCACACAGGGCATGGGCCACGAGGACGTGGACCGCGTCACGCAGCTGATCAAGCGCGTCAGCGCCGGGCGCACCATCCTGATGGTGGAACACAACATGAATGTCGTGTCCTCCATCGCCAACACCATTACTGTGCTGGCGCGCGGCAGCGTGCTGGCCGAAGGATCGTACGCCGAAGTCTCCCGCCATCCGGCCGTGATGCAGGCTTACATGGGCACCACCGAGGGCGAACTTCAAGGAGCGCACGCATGA
- the nth gene encoding endonuclease III — protein sequence MNAAKRREIFARLQAANPHPTTELEYDTPFQLLIAVLLSAQATDKSVNIATRKFFPAYGTPQALLALGEAGLADYIKTIGLYRTKAKNTIATCKILIEQHGGEVPQTREALEALPGVGRKTANVVLNTAFGQPTMAVDTHIFRVSNRTGIAPGKNVLEVEQKLEKFVPREYMQDAHHWLILLGRYICVARKPKCPQCGISDLCEFKQKTPA from the coding sequence ATGAACGCAGCCAAACGCCGTGAGATCTTCGCCCGCCTGCAGGCCGCCAACCCGCACCCCACCACCGAGCTCGAGTACGACACGCCGTTCCAGCTGCTGATCGCGGTGCTGCTGTCGGCGCAGGCGACCGACAAATCGGTCAACATCGCCACGCGCAAGTTCTTCCCGGCTTACGGCACGCCGCAGGCCCTGCTGGCGCTGGGCGAAGCAGGCCTGGCCGACTACATCAAGACCATCGGGCTGTACCGCACCAAGGCGAAGAACACCATCGCCACCTGCAAGATCCTGATCGAGCAGCATGGCGGCGAAGTGCCGCAAACCCGCGAGGCGCTCGAAGCCCTGCCCGGCGTTGGACGCAAGACCGCCAACGTGGTGCTCAACACCGCGTTCGGCCAGCCCACGATGGCGGTCGACACGCACATCTTCCGCGTGTCGAACCGCACCGGCATCGCGCCCGGCAAGAACGTGCTGGAAGTCGAACAGAAACTCGAAAAGTTCGTGCCGCGCGAATACATGCAGGACGCGCATCACTGGCTGATCCTGCTGGGCCGCTACATCTGCGTGGCGCGCAAACCCAAATGCCCTCAATGCGGCATTTCCGATCTCTGCGAATTCAAGCAGAAAACGCCCGCCTGA
- the rsxB gene encoding electron transport complex subunit RsxB, whose amino-acid sequence MSCRSLADRIDALLPQTQCTKCGYTGCRPYADAIADGAAPINRCPPGGDEGIAALAALLDTPVLPLDATRGEPGPLLVARIDEAHCIGCTLCIQACPVDAIVGANKHMHTVLADWCTGCDLCVAPCPVDCIQMVPAGRAWSAQDAAISRQRHRSHLARVERLAADNARLMAPETAAAISPPTPAVDEARDEDRKRSAIESALARARARRNPTQS is encoded by the coding sequence ATGTCCTGTCGCTCACTAGCCGACCGCATCGATGCCTTGCTGCCTCAGACGCAATGCACCAAGTGCGGATACACCGGCTGCCGGCCCTATGCCGACGCCATCGCGGACGGCGCCGCCCCGATCAACCGTTGCCCGCCCGGAGGCGATGAAGGCATCGCCGCGCTGGCGGCCCTGCTCGACACCCCCGTCCTGCCCCTGGACGCCACGCGCGGCGAACCCGGGCCGCTGCTGGTCGCACGCATCGACGAAGCGCATTGCATCGGCTGTACGCTGTGCATCCAGGCCTGTCCGGTGGACGCCATCGTGGGCGCCAACAAGCACATGCATACCGTGTTGGCCGACTGGTGCACCGGCTGCGACCTGTGCGTGGCGCCCTGTCCGGTCGATTGCATCCAGATGGTGCCGGCGGGCCGCGCCTGGAGCGCGCAGGATGCCGCCATCAGCCGCCAGCGCCATCGCAGCCACCTGGCGCGGGTCGAGCGCCTGGCCGCCGACAATGCGCGCCTGATGGCGCCCGAAACGGCCGCTGCCATCAGCCCCCCCACGCCCGCCGTGGACGAGGCGCGCGACGAGGACCGCAAGCGTTCCGCCATTGAATCCGCGCTGGCCCGCGCCCGGGCCCGCCGCAACCCCACGCAATCATGA
- a CDS encoding polyhydroxyalkanoate depolymerase, giving the protein MLYQLHEMQRAFLTPFAAFTDAGSQLFSSPYSPLAYTPISRQMAAGYELMTRIGKEYQKPAWNLPTTEIKGKSVRVIEGVAMDKPFCRLLHFQRDVRHAGQDDPKVLLVAPLSGHHATLLRDTVRALLPAHDVYVTDWVDARMVPLSAGPFHLNDYVRYVQDFIRHLGPDVHVISVCQPTVPVLAAVSLMASANDPCQPRSMVMMGGPIDPRQSPTQVNRLATTKPYSWFENQVIHPVPPRYPGAGRKVYPGFLQHAGFMAMNPDRHMKSHYDFYLDLLRGDDSDAEAHRRFYDEYNAVLDMPAEFYLDTIRMVFQEFQLPNGTWEVDGKLVRPADIKKVALLTIEGELDDISGQGQTRAAIKLCKNIPAERKTHYTAPNCGHYGIFSGRRWREMICPKIAEFIRQSA; this is encoded by the coding sequence ATGCTGTATCAATTGCACGAAATGCAGCGCGCCTTCCTGACTCCGTTTGCAGCATTCACGGACGCCGGTTCCCAGCTGTTTTCCAGTCCCTACAGCCCTCTCGCCTATACCCCGATCTCCCGCCAGATGGCAGCCGGGTATGAGCTGATGACCCGCATCGGCAAGGAATACCAGAAGCCTGCCTGGAACTTGCCCACCACCGAGATCAAGGGCAAGTCGGTCCGTGTCATCGAAGGCGTGGCCATGGACAAGCCGTTCTGCCGCCTGCTGCACTTCCAGCGCGACGTCCGCCACGCGGGCCAGGACGATCCCAAGGTCCTGCTGGTCGCGCCGCTGTCCGGCCACCACGCCACCCTGCTGCGCGATACCGTGCGCGCCCTGCTGCCGGCCCACGACGTCTATGTCACGGACTGGGTCGACGCCCGCATGGTGCCGCTGTCGGCCGGCCCGTTCCACTTGAACGACTACGTGCGCTACGTGCAGGACTTCATCCGCCACCTGGGCCCCGACGTGCACGTCATTTCCGTGTGCCAGCCCACGGTGCCGGTACTGGCCGCCGTCTCGCTGATGGCCTCCGCCAACGATCCCTGCCAGCCGCGCAGCATGGTGATGATGGGCGGCCCCATCGATCCGCGCCAGTCGCCCACGCAGGTGAACCGCCTGGCCACCACCAAGCCCTACTCCTGGTTCGAGAACCAGGTCATCCATCCGGTGCCGCCACGCTATCCGGGCGCCGGCCGCAAGGTCTATCCGGGCTTTCTGCAGCACGCGGGCTTCATGGCCATGAACCCCGACCGCCACATGAAGTCGCATTACGACTTCTACCTGGACCTGCTGCGTGGCGACGATAGCGACGCCGAAGCGCACCGCCGCTTCTACGACGAATACAACGCCGTGCTGGATATGCCCGCCGAGTTCTACCTGGACACGATCCGCATGGTGTTCCAGGAGTTCCAGCTGCCCAACGGCACCTGGGAAGTGGACGGCAAGCTGGTGCGTCCGGCTGACATCAAGAAGGTCGCCCTCCTCACCATCGAAGGCGAGCTGGATGACATTTCGGGCCAGGGCCAGACGCGCGCCGCCATCAAGCTGTGCAAGAACATCCCGGCCGAGCGCAAGACGCACTACACGGCGCCGAACTGCGGCCACTACGGCATTTTCTCTGGCCGCCGCTGGCGCGAAATGATCTGTCCTAAAATTGCCGAATTCATCCGGCAATCTGCGTAG
- a CDS encoding ferredoxin--NADP reductase → MTDDSKYTRQTVTHVHTWVPDKLFSVRVTRDDAYTFLPGQFARVGLPEAGAAGGEPTLWRAYSMVSAPHEPWLEFYSIVVPEGQFSPRMARLQPGDDLYVEKTPYGFLTLERFAPGGDLWLLASGTGLSAYLSILRDPAVWRAYRRIILVHGVRTAAELAYRGEIESWRAEPALAEFFAADPQKLVYLPIATREALPGMPQERLTTLIADGRLEQLAGQPLDPDQAKIMLCGNPDMLADARKLLGERGFKPGRRGVPGNLAVENYW, encoded by the coding sequence ATGACCGACGACTCCAAATACACGCGCCAGACCGTAACCCACGTCCACACCTGGGTGCCTGACAAGCTGTTCTCCGTGCGCGTGACGCGCGACGACGCGTATACGTTCCTGCCGGGCCAGTTCGCCCGGGTCGGTCTGCCGGAAGCGGGCGCCGCCGGAGGCGAACCCACGTTGTGGCGCGCCTATTCCATGGTGTCGGCGCCGCACGAACCCTGGCTGGAGTTCTATTCCATCGTGGTCCCCGAAGGCCAGTTCAGTCCGCGCATGGCGCGGCTGCAGCCCGGCGACGACCTCTATGTGGAAAAGACGCCCTACGGCTTCCTGACCCTGGAGCGCTTTGCGCCCGGCGGCGATCTCTGGCTGCTGGCCTCGGGCACCGGCCTGTCGGCCTATCTTTCCATCCTGCGCGACCCCGCCGTCTGGCGCGCCTACCGCCGCATCATCCTGGTGCACGGCGTGCGCACCGCCGCGGAGCTCGCCTACCGCGGCGAAATCGAATCCTGGCGCGCCGAGCCGGCCCTGGCCGAATTCTTCGCGGCGGATCCGCAGAAGCTGGTCTACCTGCCCATCGCCACCCGCGAAGCCCTGCCCGGCATGCCGCAGGAACGCCTGACCACCTTGATCGCCGACGGCCGCCTGGAGCAACTGGCAGGCCAGCCGCTGGATCCCGATCAGGCCAAGATCATGCTTTGCGGCAACCCGGACATGCTGGCGGACGCCCGCAAGCTGCTGGGCGAACGCGGCTTCAAGCCCGGACGCCGCGGCGTCCCCGGCAACCTGGCAGTGGAAAACTACTGGTAG
- the fdxA gene encoding ferredoxin FdxA — protein MTHVVTENCIKCKYTDCVDVCPVDCFREGPNFLVIDPDECIDCAVCIPECPANAIYAEEDVPQDQMNFIALNAELSPEFASISRAKKPLPDADEWNGKQDKLQYLEK, from the coding sequence ATGACCCACGTTGTCACCGAAAACTGTATCAAGTGCAAGTACACCGACTGCGTAGACGTGTGCCCGGTGGACTGTTTTCGTGAGGGTCCGAACTTCCTCGTGATCGATCCCGACGAATGCATCGACTGCGCCGTCTGCATCCCGGAATGCCCGGCCAATGCCATCTACGCCGAAGAAGATGTGCCGCAGGACCAAATGAATTTCATCGCGCTGAACGCCGAACTCTCGCCCGAATTCGCCAGCATCAGCCGCGCCAAGAAGCCCCTGCCCGACGCCGACGAATGGAACGGCAAGCAGGACAAGCTGCAATACCTCGAAAAATAA
- the pncB gene encoding nicotinate phosphoribosyltransferase: MIITSLLDTDLYKFSMMQVVLHQFPAAQVEYRYKCRTPGVDLRPYLDEIREEVRQLCQLRFTEDELKYLGGLRFIKSDFIDFLELFHLPERCIHIAEGEGPGEISIEVKGPWLHTILFEIPVLAIVNEVYFRNTRKNPDWEEGRKRLQSKMHLVLDDPALADFRVAEYGTRRRFSKVWHEEIVSTMKAQMGEHFAGTSNVLLAKQHEVLPLGTMGHEYLQACQALGPRLRDSQVYALEVWAKEYRGDLGIALSDVYGMDAFLRDFDMYFCKLFDGARHDSGDPFVWGERLLEHYRKNRVDPRAKTLVFSDSLTFPRAIELARQFSGRCKVSFGIGTNLTNDLGHEPLQIVMKMVRCNGQPVAKVSDAPEKTMCDDPAYLAYLRQVFQLPPA, from the coding sequence ATGATAATCACTTCGCTGCTCGACACCGATCTGTATAAATTCAGCATGATGCAGGTGGTTCTGCATCAGTTTCCAGCTGCCCAGGTCGAGTACCGTTACAAATGCCGCACGCCCGGGGTCGACCTGCGTCCCTATCTGGATGAAATCCGCGAGGAAGTGCGCCAGCTATGCCAGCTGCGCTTCACCGAGGACGAGCTTAAATATCTGGGTGGCTTGCGCTTTATCAAAAGCGACTTCATCGATTTCCTGGAACTGTTCCACCTGCCGGAGCGCTGCATCCATATAGCGGAAGGCGAGGGGCCGGGCGAAATCAGCATCGAGGTCAAGGGCCCCTGGCTGCACACGATCCTGTTCGAGATCCCCGTGCTGGCCATCGTCAACGAGGTCTATTTCCGCAACACGCGCAAGAATCCCGATTGGGAAGAAGGCCGCAAGCGCCTGCAGTCCAAGATGCACCTGGTGCTGGACGATCCCGCGCTGGCTGACTTCCGCGTGGCCGAATACGGCACGCGCCGCCGCTTCTCCAAGGTCTGGCACGAGGAGATCGTGTCCACCATGAAGGCGCAGATGGGCGAGCATTTCGCCGGCACCAGTAATGTGCTGCTGGCCAAGCAGCACGAAGTCCTGCCGCTGGGCACCATGGGCCACGAATACCTGCAGGCCTGCCAGGCGCTGGGTCCGCGCCTGCGCGATTCGCAGGTGTACGCGCTGGAAGTCTGGGCCAAGGAATACCGCGGCGACCTGGGTATCGCGCTGTCGGACGTCTACGGCATGGATGCCTTCCTGCGCGATTTCGACATGTATTTCTGCAAGCTGTTCGATGGCGCGCGCCATGACTCGGGCGATCCCTTCGTCTGGGGCGAACGCCTGCTTGAGCACTACCGCAAGAACCGCGTGGATCCGCGCGCCAAGACGCTGGTGTTCTCGGATTCGCTGACCTTCCCGCGCGCCATCGAACTGGCCCGCCAGTTTTCCGGGCGCTGCAAGGTGTCCTTCGGCATCGGCACTAATCTGACCAACGACCTGGGCCATGAACCCTTGCAGATCGTCATGAAGATGGTCCGCTGCAATGGCCAGCCGGTGGCCAAGGTGTCCGACGCGCCGGAAAAAACCATGTGCGACGATCCGGCTTACCTGGCCTATCTGCGCCAGGTGTTCCAGTTGCCGCCCGCCTGA
- a CDS encoding RidA family protein, with translation MSSIKRFHVAKRLSDMAVYNGVAYLAGQVPDDSTLDITGQTEQVLATIDRLLAEAGTDKTKILMAQIYVANMKEFDGMNKAWDAWVADGNSPPRATVEARLANPDFKVEIVVTAAV, from the coding sequence ATGAGCAGCATCAAGCGCTTCCACGTGGCCAAGCGCCTGTCCGACATGGCCGTGTACAACGGCGTCGCGTACCTGGCCGGCCAAGTGCCGGACGATTCCACGCTGGACATCACCGGCCAGACCGAACAGGTGCTCGCCACGATCGACCGCCTGCTGGCCGAAGCCGGCACCGACAAGACCAAGATCCTGATGGCCCAGATCTATGTGGCCAACATGAAGGAATTCGATGGCATGAACAAGGCCTGGGACGCCTGGGTCGCTGACGGCAATTCGCCTCCGCGCGCCACCGTCGAGGCCCGCCTGGCCAATCCGGATTTCAAGGTCGAAATCGTTGTGACGGCTGCCGTCTAA
- a CDS encoding NAD(P)H-dependent oxidoreductase, protein MKQLLIVWHSRTGAAQQMADAAARGARAAAAQLEQATDLNVVLQRAADTQAEALLASQAYLFCAPENLGSLSGEMKEFFDRNYYAVLDRIQGLPYACAISAGSDGAGAARQVERICTGWRLSALAPPLIVNMGAQTAQQILAPKTVAGADLARCEELGGLLAATLLLGQ, encoded by the coding sequence ATGAAACAGCTGCTGATCGTGTGGCATTCGCGCACCGGCGCCGCGCAACAGATGGCCGACGCTGCGGCGCGCGGAGCGCGGGCGGCCGCCGCACAGCTGGAGCAGGCGACCGATCTGAACGTGGTTCTGCAACGAGCCGCGGACACCCAGGCCGAAGCGCTGCTCGCCAGTCAGGCCTATCTGTTCTGCGCCCCCGAGAACCTGGGCTCGCTGAGCGGCGAAATGAAGGAATTCTTCGACCGCAACTACTACGCGGTGCTGGACCGGATACAGGGGCTGCCCTATGCCTGCGCCATCAGCGCGGGCAGCGATGGCGCGGGCGCGGCGCGGCAGGTAGAGCGCATCTGCACCGGCTGGCGGCTCAGCGCCCTGGCGCCGCCGCTCATCGTCAACATGGGTGCGCAGACCGCGCAGCAGATCCTGGCGCCCAAGACCGTGGCCGGCGCGGATCTTGCAAGATGCGAGGAATTGGGCGGCCTGCTGGCCGCGACGCTGTTGCTCGGGCAGTAG
- a CDS encoding zinc-dependent peptidase: MLRWLKGRGARPSAVAEMQARISPELWQQVLEAHPFLAALNTEEAAQLQARSAWLLASKNINGAQGLEVSDFMRLSIAAQASLPILNLAPELYEGWDEIIVYPASFRIPRSSQDDDGVVHEYMEDAAGEAWEGGPLVLSWEDTQLSDGGFNVVIHEFAHKLDLRSGYADGMPSLAAHPELKPQAWRRILDDNLDRFIAAVEAVEAAIPHDVDPESEAADAWYGQLPMDPYAATDEAEFFAVSSEHFFVDPHPMHEALPQWYGLLRAYYRQDPLERYA, from the coding sequence ATGTTGCGCTGGCTCAAGGGCCGGGGCGCCCGCCCCTCCGCGGTGGCCGAAATGCAGGCCCGCATCTCGCCGGAACTGTGGCAACAGGTACTGGAGGCCCACCCGTTCCTGGCGGCCTTGAACACCGAAGAAGCGGCTCAGCTGCAGGCGCGTTCCGCCTGGTTGCTGGCCAGCAAGAACATCAATGGCGCGCAGGGACTGGAGGTCTCGGATTTCATGCGCCTGAGCATCGCGGCCCAGGCCAGCCTGCCCATCCTCAACCTCGCGCCCGAACTGTATGAAGGCTGGGACGAGATCATCGTGTACCCGGCCAGTTTCCGCATCCCGCGCTCCAGCCAGGACGATGACGGCGTGGTGCACGAATACATGGAGGACGCGGCCGGAGAAGCCTGGGAAGGCGGGCCGCTGGTGCTGTCCTGGGAAGACACCCAGCTCTCCGATGGCGGCTTCAACGTGGTCATCCACGAGTTCGCCCACAAGCTGGACCTGCGCTCGGGCTACGCCGACGGCATGCCCTCGCTGGCCGCGCACCCCGAACTCAAGCCCCAGGCCTGGCGCCGCATCCTGGACGACAACCTGGACCGCTTCATCGCGGCCGTGGAGGCGGTCGAAGCCGCCATCCCGCACGATGTGGATCCGGAAAGCGAGGCCGCCGACGCCTGGTACGGCCAACTGCCCATGGACCCTTATGCCGCCACCGACGAGGCGGAATTCTTCGCGGTCAGCTCGGAACACTTCTTCGTGGATCCCCACCCCATGCACGAAGCGCTGCCGCAATGGTATGGGCTGCTGCGGGCTTACTACCGGCAGGATCCCCTGGAACGCTACGCATGA